GATCCTGACTGAGCTGAGGATCGACGAGGCGTCCGCCAGACAAGATGGGAATCTACAGTAGAGTAGTCCAGTCCGTCGAGTCCTGCAATTTGCACCAAAGAACCGGCGTTGGAGGATGCCACGCTTCCTCTTCCGGATCCAAAGCGCGAGCTCTCGCTACTCGCTGTAAGGCTACGGCGGCGTCTGGGGTAGCACCTGGTGTAAGTGGCTGATTGAGGCTCGGTCGGCCCTGAATGGAGCCGCTCTCGGATGGAACTCGCCGTGGAGCCTGGGCGACAAGACGGTGTCGTCAGCCCAGAGGGGCGTCTGTCCGCTTGGCGACTGATTTGTTGGGCCAGAAACGGTGCGCGATTCTCTGCGCCTCTCGAAAGAAGCTGAGGATCCGATGTGTGTCGTAACGGTCAGCAAACAAACGGCGGCGACAACAATTGTCCAACGTCATCCATCCCACGCCCGAGGCAGCAGATGTTTGAAGTGCCGCCTTGTCCGAGTGGGTTGCTGTGCGATATTTATACCGTCATGGTCGTCAGCATCACAAGGCCCCGGCGGCACACATCTTTGAGTTTGACTCCTCTTTGCTGCTCTGTatctgctggtgctggtgctgcggACTCAGACATGCAGATATTCAGTCAGCCATGGTCGATAATGAGGGCCGGCCAAGTGGTTCCCCAACAGTCTGGGAAAACCCCCGAACGGACCAACCCCATTTTTCTTCAGGTCGTCCCTCCCGGACCAGATGATGATCATTTCCCGCCGGACCCCGGACACATGACGACAAGGCCGGACCGTGCAGTAGGTGTCTCGCAGGCGAACGCGTTAGTGGCCGGCAAAGGAGCCCGCGTCCTGCCAGCGGGCGAAACCCCCCATGGCTAGGGTCCCAAGGTCTTGGATGTGATGTATCGGCGATACTGGCCTGTTCAGACGGCAAATCGGCCATGGCGTTTTCAGAATCTGGTCAGGAAATCAGTTCCAGTGGATGGCGGTGTCGCCGATGGAAGCGGGCACTCTAGCGCCAGGTAGGTACTTCTTGGCCCGGCATCACGTGAGTTACATCAGCTTGTTCTCCCTCTGCTCAAGGTACGACTAGGTATCGAAATAATCGGGCATGAATTCATCCATATTACATCAGTCTTCCCCTAATATTCTGGAGAATATTGCAAACTCTTAATGATTTCCCGCCGCTAGGGCCATGATTCCACTTATCTCCGGCAGTTTGGGCGTTGGCTACCTCCCAATTTCGTCTCTCAGCTCCTTCATTCCGACCCCTGATCAACCTTGATCTTCAGAGCCCACAAAAACAGATCTACAAGAAGCACGCAAAACTCGACGACGAGTTTATCCAGAGCTACAGAGCAGAGCACAAGACCTACGTATTCGGCTTCTGGTCTGGCAATTATCCGCGACCTCGGCTGGCTGAACATGTCTGAAACCCACTCTTGGCTGCATGAGCGGTCAAGACCTTGGTCACCGAATCGACGTGCCTATTCAAGAAGGTCGAGTAGACATGTCGAACCTGTACCATACCGTGATTGGCTGTTCAGGTGATGCATTGTCGTGACCAATGTTTCTCAAACTCTGCCAATGGCTTGGTTGAGGGGTAGGCTAGGCAGTGTGTTGCTGACCAAATGGGCGGTTGGAAGAATACGATAGCTTGCCATCCAAGGTCTCCCATGCTCCGTCAACTTCAAGATTTCTCGCCATGgaagctgcttcttgatAGGCCAGTCCGTACCGGCTAGTGTGGCGGAGGCCACCTGAAGCATGCAACTCGTACAGCAGGCGGAACACACGGAATCGTCCAGCCATCGAGCGCTTATGCGGCACGTTTGCCGTCTTGCTGGGTTCAAGGGCGGTTCAGAACGACCCGTTGAGCAAATCTTTACCCTTGGGCTGAAGAGTAAAAGCCCGTCATTGTACAGCTTGACATCGGCATTCCCGCCTCTAGTAGATCTCTGTGGAGAAGGATCCAGCAGACCACGCAGCTCGCCCGTCTGCCGTCGAGACGATCATGCCCTATCGGCACTCGCTAGCTCTTTAGCTCAAGTTTCACGTTGGCTTTGATCAGCGAAACTAAACACTTTGTGCTGTGCTTGTTTGGATGGTAAAGTTTGCATCGTTGCCTTTTACAGGTTGTCTTGGATGATCTTTATATCACGTGTGTTATCCCAGCCATTGAACTGGCTTCCTGTATGTGAGTCTGAGAAGTGTCGATGTAATCGAATGCGCCCAAACTCTTGACTTGAGCAAATCTTGAGGGATTCCTCTAGCATGCAGAGATCTCACGCGAATAACTTCGGTGGGCAGAGCGACATGGCGTCCAGGGAGGCGCCTATTTGTGATGCTTCCACATATGAGAAAAGCATTGAGGGTACCTATGTAATCAGAGACCATAGTGGGCGGCCGACCTCCTTCTTTCACGGGTATCCCAAGTCACACGCCGTACTGGACAAGATATCCATTTCCCTGAACTCATGGGAGTTATCTAGCGAGATGTTGACCCAGACCCCCAGAGACACAAATTAGTACACTCTCCATAAACCCATGTCATTGGATCTAAATGATCGAATGCAGCATGGCCTCATGGATGATGATCCGTATAGGAAAGTGCATTACTTAACGTCTGTGTCCCGTACTATTCTACCCGTCACCACGAAAACAGTGTAAGACTGGTGAATATCCATCCCAAAGGTACTTCATCCATCGGAAAGAAGAACGAGGAATGGCATGCAAATATCCATTGCCAGGAAGCAGAAGTATTAGCGAcaaaggaaggaaggaaggaagccAGGTTATCTTGGGCACTCTTCTGCCACATACCCTAGACAAGGGTTCAAGAGCAAGTCGGTGACAGCCCAGGAGAATTACCCAGGAGAATTCAGAAGTTATGAGTATGAAATAAAACAAAACAAATACATATATACAGTACCTCATATGTACTCGGCCTTCTGAATACTGTGTGCCCGTGGTGGTTGTCTTCCCTGAGGTTGCGTCTAGCCATCAGGTCTCGACCCTTGTGGACCCCAATCTCAAGTcgtccatcaccaacaaaaGGCGCGGTGGCAGAGTGGTCTAATGCGATAGACTAGAAATCTATTCTCTTCGGAGGCGTCTGTTCGAATCAGGCCCGCGTCGATtggtttttttttgcttctttttgcGGTTGCTGCTCAGTTGGCTTCTTTTTTGGTGTGTGTTCAAGATAGTTGACACATCCAGAGACAAGTCAAGCGGTGTTTATGCGGTTCAGATGAATGAGGAAATAGCAGTCACAAACATGATAAATTCTATATCAAAGAAGTCATGATTTTTGTTCTGGGTGAGAGTATCATGTGGCAAGAGACTGGTCTTGACGTCCTTGCTTGACAAAATGAAACAGTCATGAGGCTACCTATACGTGGACTTCCTATTCTGTCTAGATGTACCCCTCCAAACCGCCAACTCCACCATGAAGACGGGAGCTTCTAGAAGATGCCCAAATCTTGAACTCGACAACAACCTCTCAACAAAGCCACTTCTCCAGCCCGACCCGACCCCCATTATCGCAAACCCTCTACCGACCGTCCGAATCACCATCTCATAATGGCCGCCGTAATCTCCGCTGACGACGCCCTCGAGCCGTCACTCCAGTCCCTCCTCGACCAGCGCAGCCTCCGCTGGATCTTCGTGGGCGGCAAGGGCGGCGTCGGAAAGACCACCACCTCGTGCTCCCTCGCCATCCAGCTCGCTCGCGTCCGTCGctccgtcctcctcatctctaCCGACCCGGCACACAACCTCTCCGATGCCTTTTCTCAGAAGTTTGGCAAGGAGGCTCGCCTCGTCAACGGCTTCGACAACCTCAGCGCCATGGAGATTGACCCCAACGGAAGCATACAGGACATGCTGGCTGGCCAGGGCGACGCTGACGATGTCAATGCCGCTGCTGGTGGCCTGGGAGGCATGATGCAGGACCTTGCCTTTGCGGTGAGTTTGGAAACCTCACAGCTCTCTACCTATTGCTGACGTGACAGATCCCTGGTATCGACGAGGCCATGTCCTTCGCAGAGGTCCTCAAGCAGGTCAAGTCCCTCTCCTACGAAACCATCATCTTCGACACGGCCCCCACCGGCCACACCCTCCGCTTCCTCCAGTTCCCCACCGTCCTTGAAAAGGCCCTCGCAAAGGTGTCGCAGCTCTCGTCGCAGTACGGGCCCCTGGTCAACAGCTTCCTCGGCTCGGGTGGTCAGCTCCCCAACGGCCAGAACCTCAACGACAtggtcgagaagctcgagtcGCTGCGCGAGACCATCTCCGAGGTCAACACGCAGTTCCAGGACGCCGAGCTCACCACCTTTGTCTGCGTCTGCATCGCAGAGTTCCTGAGCCTGTACGAGACGGAGCGCATGATCCAGGAGCTCGCCGGCTACGGCATCGACACCCACtccatcgtcgtcaaccAGCTCCTGTTCCCCAAGAAGGCGAGCGACTGCGACCAGTGCAACGCTCGTCGCAAGATGCAGCGCAAGTACCTGGACCAGTACGAGGAGCTCTACGCCGAGGACTTCAACGTTGTTAAGATGCCCCTgctggtcgaggaggttcggggcaaggagaagctcgagaagtTTAGCGAGATGCTCGTCACCCCTTACGTTCCCCCGGAGTAAGCAGGTCTATAGAACCAGGCGCAAGACATGGACACTTTGAAGATTACCGCGCAAGATGTAATGGGCAAGACAAAAAGAAAGGTCATGTAGCACATACAGGAGCAAAGAGGGCGTGGAGTTGTCGTTAGGGGTTGATGGTTTATGACAATACACAATGATTTATTGGTTATACGCACACACAGTCACGAGAGAAAATACCCAACAATTTCAGCAAGTttgtttattatttattttatttctgcTTCATGTTTGCCTCGTAGACTAGCGACGCCTCGCTGTCAAGTCATGCCTCCCTGCCGAGGCCAAAGTCTGATGAAGTAATTCTTGAACCCCCAACCGGTGGCATAAACTGCCGTGAAACCCTTCCAAGATCCATATCTACACCCCGAACGCCGTTCCGCTGGCTTGACGGAATCATGCAACATGTGAAAGCAACCCCAAACCCCTTAAACAATCCAGAATATGACAGCTCTGCAAAGCTCGcgttgatggcctcattGTATGTAGGGCGTGGTACCCTTGATGTCGAGATGGTGAGAAAACAAGAAACAGCCGCTGGTGGAAATCATAGTCGTGCGGGAGCTGAGCATCTGGCTCACAGCTCTCGATAGTCGCTGGGTCGAACTCTTCGCTGCTTGTTCTGGTGTCGATGGGGGTTGACGGGCTTGCGGAAGTAGGCGTCTTCGTCACCAGCGTTGCCGCCCTGGGAAAAGTTGCCGTTCTGGAAGCCGTTCATGCCTCCATTCATGCCTCCGTTCATACCCATGTTTCCGTTCATCGGATTCATGCCATTCATGCCGTTCATACCATTCATTCCCATATCCCAGCCGTTCATGCCTCCAAAGCCGCCATTCATACCGGGAAACCCTGGCATGCCCATAATGTTGGGCATACCCATCATACCCATGTTCATGTTCATGTTGCCCATGTTTGGCATTGGCATCATGTTTGGCATCATGGGCATGCCGTTGAACATCATGTTATTCATTCCCATGTTCATACCCATGCCGTTCATCATGTTGGGCATCATGTTTTGTTGGTTCTGCATCGCCTTGGGGCCCTTGGGAATCCGGGGATTGTCGAGAATATCGTCTGCAGGTCGCTTCTTGGAGTTGACATCCGTGGGCTTGGCGCCGTCGACCTGCTTGTCCGCGTCTTGTGAAGCGGGGACGAGGCTCTTGGGGCCAGTTGGTGGAGACTTGACAGTTGCCTTTTGAGAGGCGGGTGAATTTGACTTTTCCTTTGGTGAATCCTTGGACTTGTCGGCAGCATCGCTCTCGGGCTTTTGCTCCGGCTTGTCAGCCTCCACAGCAGGcttgtcctccttctctCCATCGGCCTTGGCTTCACCTGACGCCTTGGGtgatggagggggagggctTTTGgctgcctccttctccttcagaTAATCCTGAATCTTCTTCGATGTCTCCTCATCTGGTAGGAGGTCATCAATCAGCACGCCTTCTGACTGGCAGGCAGGGCAGATGAAGTCGCTTTCGATGAGAGCATTGGTTATGCAATCATTGCAAAAGGTCTTCTGGCAGCATGGAGTCTTCATTGGCTCTATGAACATCTTCTTGTCGATCGAACACTCCAAGCCCCGTTCTTGaacctccttgtcctcggccaGGGGTGCCTTGGCAGCGGAGGAAGatttggccttggcctggaaCTGTTCCCAAGATGCCTTGTCTGGTTCGGCAATGACAAAATCTCCTTCAGCGTTAACCATGATGCCCGAGGGGCGCTTGGATTCGTCGCCGTCAGTCTGAGCTAGCACAACAGACTTGTCGACCTTTTGCAGGAACGAACGGGGAATTCCAGTAGTTCGTTTGACTCTCGGGCGATTGTCAAACTCAGGATCGTCGTTAGTAGGGCACAGCTGAATCCAGTGACCCTTGTTGCCACATCGGTAGCAAATGTAGCCATTCGGGGGGTCATGGTCTGGGACATTTGCTGGCCTCTTCGCACCGGGCTTGAAGACGGGTGTTTGGCTATGGCATGTTAATGATTGATCTACTTGCTACGGGTAGGCGATACTTAC
This region of Fusarium falciforme chromosome 5, complete sequence genomic DNA includes:
- a CDS encoding ATPase GET3; this translates as MAAVISADDALEPSLQSLLDQRSLRWIFVGGKGGVGKTTTSCSLAIQLARVRRSVLLISTDPAHNLSDAFSQKFGKEARLVNGFDNLSAMEIDPNGSIQDMLAGQGDADDVNAAAGGLGGMMQDLAFAIPGIDEAMSFAEVLKQVKSLSYETIIFDTAPTGHTLRFLQFPTVLEKALAKVSQLSSQYGPLVNSFLGSGGQLPNGQNLNDMVEKLESLRETISEVNTQFQDAELTTFVCVCIAEFLSLYETERMIQELAGYGIDTHSIVVNQLLFPKKASDCDQCNARRKMQRKYLDQYEELYAEDFNVVKMPLLVEEVRGKEKLEKFSEMLVTPYVPPE